In the Plasmodium chabaudi chabaudi strain AS genome assembly, chromosome: 13 genome, one interval contains:
- a CDS encoding plasmepsin VIII, putative → MNIFFVFPLFLILNFIVLVKSLTENLRVSRYSKPGVSTIILKGGYINRQFIGEISIGNPPQSFKVLFDTGSTNLWIPSKNCYAKACYNKKKYDHNISKNYRISSQKNPVNIFFGTGKVQIAYATDDIHLGSIKVRDQEFGIANYMSDDPFSDMQFDGLFGLGISEDIKRKELIYDNIPKNSSRKNMFSIYYPKSVDDNGAITFGGYDKKYIEPNSNIDWFAVSSKKYWTIKMTGIKVNGMFLEVCSGNIGGYCDAVIDTGTSSIAGPKNDLILLTKLLNPVKSCQNKALLKNFSFVFLDENGVEKEYELTSNDYIVNSFKVDPILKTPCNFAFMPINISSPNGYLYILGQVFLQKYYAIFEKDNMRIGLAKSI, encoded by the exons atgaatatattttttgtctttcctttatttttaattttaaatttcaTTGTTCTTGTAAAGTCGTTAACAGAGAATTTACGGGTATCTAGATATAGCAAACCAG gagtttcaacaataatattgaaaGGAGGTTACATTAATAGACA attTATTGGGGAAATAAGCATTGGTAATCCTCCTCAATCGTTTAAGGTTTTGTTTGACACTG GTAGTACTAATTTATGGATTCcttcaaaaaattgttacGCAAAAGCttgttataataaaaaaaagtatgaccataatatatctaaaaattatagaatATCCTCGCAAAAGAATCCggtgaatatattttttggaaCGGGCAAAGTTCAAATTGCATATGCTACCGATGATATACACCTAGGAAGTATTaa AGTGAGGGATCAGGAATTTGGAATAGCAAATTATATGTCCGATGACCCTTTTTCTGATATgc AATTTGATGGACTATTTGGATTAGGCATTTCAGAggatataaaaagaaaagagcTAATATACGACAATATACCAAAGAATAGTTCtcgaaaaaatatgttctCCATTTACTATCCTAAAAGTGTTGATGATAATGGGGCAATTACATTTGGTGGATATGACAAAAA ATATATTGAGCCGAATTCGAATATAGATTGGTTTGCTGTTTCGTCTAAAAAGTATTGGACCATAAAAATG acAGGGATAAAAGTTAATGGCATGTTTTTGGAAGTATGCTCAGGGAATATAG GAGGATATTGCGATGCTGTAATTGATACAGGAACATCGAGTATTGCAGGACCAAAAAACG ACCTAATATTGTTaactaaattattaaatccTGTAAAATCGTGCCAAAATAAAGCGCTATTAAAAAACTTttctttcgtttttttgGACGAAAACG GTGTAGAGAAAGAATATGAATTAACGTCAAACGATTATATTGTTAATTCGTTTAAAGTTGACCCAATTTTAAAAACCCCATGCAATTTTGCATTTATGCcaattaatatatcatcACCTAAtggatatttatat ATTCTTGGCCAagtatttttacaaaaatattatgcaaTATTTGAAAAGGACAATATGAGAATCG gcCTAGCTAAATCGATATAA